A stretch of Capricornis sumatraensis isolate serow.1 chromosome 10, serow.2, whole genome shotgun sequence DNA encodes these proteins:
- the TRAIP gene encoding E3 ubiquitin-protein ligase TRAIP: MPIRALCTICSDFFDHSRDVAAIHCGHTFHSHCLIQWFETAPSRTCPQCRIQVGKRTIINKLYFDLAQEEENVLDAELLKNELDNTRALLSQKEKEKRDSQLIIDSLRDTLDERNATVESLQRALDKAEMLCSALKKQMKYLEQQQDEAKQAREEARRLRSKMKNMERIELLLQSQRPEVEEMIRDMGVGQSAVEQLAVFCVSLKKEYENLKEARKASGELADKLKKDLFSSRSKLQTVCYELDQAKLELRSSQKDLQSADKEIASLKKKLTILQETLKLPPGDSETVNRLVLESPAPVEMVGLKLRRPAFGDDIDLNATFNVDTPPSQPSSTQHGLAKRLFPEKAHSPVQDVPKKITKGPRQESQLSLGGQRCLGEPDEELASAFPVFIRNALLGQRQTKRVRAEPCRSTDAVRIGFDGLGGRTKFIQPTDTAMIRPLPVKPKPKGRARQKLGARTAPTPSQATLDNFLW; encoded by the exons ATGCCTATCCGTGCCCTGTGCACCATCTGCTCCGACTTCTTTGATCACTCCCGCGACGTGGCCGCCATCCATTGCGGCCACACCTTCCACTCGCATTG CCTAATTCAGTGGTTTGAGACAGCACCAAGTCGGACCTGCCCGCAGTGCCGAATCCAG GTCGGCAAAAGAACCATTATCAATAAGCTCTACTTTGACCTTGCCCAGGAGGAGGAGAATGTCTTAGATGCAGAATTATTAAAG AATGAACTGGATAATACCAGAGCCCTGCTTTCCCAGAAAG AGAAGGAAAAACGAGACAGCCAGCTCATCATCGACTCTTTGCGGGACACGCTGGACGAGCGCAATGCCACTGTGGAGTCCCTGCAGAGGGCCTTGGACAAGGCTGAGATGTTGTGCTCCGCCCTCAAG AAGCAGATGAAGTACTtggagcagcagcaggatgagGCCAAGCAAGCACGGGAAGAGGCCCGCCGACTCCGGAGCAAGATGAAGAACATGGAGCG AATCGAGCTCCTACTCCAGAGCCAGCGGCCCGAGGTGGAGGAGATGATCCGAGACATGGGTGTGGGACAGTCCGCGGTGGAGCAGTTGGCTGTCTTCTGCGTGTCCCTCAAGAA AGAGTACGAGAATCTAAAAGAGGCCCGGAAGGCCTCAGGGGAGCTAGCTGACAAACTGAAGAAGGActtgttttcttccagaagcaAG TTGCAGACAGTCTGCTATGAACTGGACCAGGCCAAGTTGGAGCTGAGGTCGTCTCAGAAGGACTTACAGAGCGCTGACAAGGAAATCGCG AGCCTGAAAAAAAAGCTGACGATACTGCAGGAAACCCTGAAGCTGccaccaggagacagtgaaactgTCAACCGCCTCGTTTTAGAGAG CCCAGCTCCTGTGGAGATGGTGGGCCTGAAGCTTCGCCGGCCAGCCTTTGGCGATGATATTGACCTCAATGCCACCTTTAATGTGGAcactcccccatcccagccctccagCACCCAGCATGGCCTTGCCAAGAGGCTCTTCCCTGAGAAAGCACA TTCTCCTGTTCAGGATGTTCCCAAGAAGATAACCAAAGGCCCCAGGCAG GAGTCCCAGCTCTCACTGGGGGGCCAGCGCTGTCTGGGGGAGCCTGATGAGGAGCTGGCTAGCGCGTTCCCCGTCTTCATCCGGAATGCTCTCCTGGGCCAGAGACAGACCAAGAGGGTCAGGGCAGAGCCCTGCCGCAGCACAGATGCA GTAAGGATTGGCTTCGATGGACTTGGAGGCCGAACAAAATTCATCCAGCCT ACCGACACAGCTATGATCCGCCCACTGCCAGTTAAACCAAAGCCCAAGGGCAGGGCTAGGCAGAAACTGGGGGCCAGGACAGCACCCACCCCCTCCCAGGCCACGCTGGACAATTTCCTATGGTAG